The bacterium genome includes a window with the following:
- a CDS encoding DUF4159 domain-containing protein has protein sequence MARHTQADPAAPARAAGKATSPRNKLRGRFPAAALVLLAASLCAPALQAQPQLKSEFTIARIKYRGGGDWYSDPSIIPNLLRFLAQNTTIITGKDERQVELTDHELFAYPVVYLTGHGRIQFSPEEAQQLRLYLTSGGFLYADDDYGMDKYFREEMAKVFPEKKWVELPFSHPIYHCHFEFSGGVPKTHEHDGGPPKAFGLFHEGRLIAYYTWNTNISDGWADPEVHGDPPEVREQALRMGANIVVYALLN, from the coding sequence ATGGCGCGCCACACCCAAGCGGATCCCGCCGCACCAGCGAGGGCTGCCGGCAAAGCAACATCCCCGCGGAACAAATTGCGCGGCCGGTTCCCGGCTGCCGCGCTCGTGCTGCTGGCGGCGAGCCTGTGCGCACCGGCGCTTCAGGCTCAGCCGCAGCTCAAGAGCGAATTCACGATTGCGCGCATCAAGTATCGTGGCGGCGGGGATTGGTATAGCGATCCCTCCATCATTCCGAACTTGCTCCGCTTCCTGGCGCAAAACACCACGATCATCACCGGCAAGGATGAACGCCAGGTCGAGCTGACCGATCACGAACTCTTCGCGTATCCAGTCGTTTACCTGACCGGTCACGGCCGGATTCAGTTTTCTCCGGAGGAAGCGCAGCAACTGCGGCTCTATCTGACCAGCGGCGGTTTTCTCTATGCCGACGATGACTATGGCATGGACAAATATTTCCGCGAAGAAATGGCCAAAGTCTTCCCGGAGAAGAAATGGGTCGAGCTGCCCTTCAGCCATCCGATTTATCATTGCCACTTCGAATTCTCCGGCGGCGTGCCGAAGACGCACGAGCATGACGGCGGCCCGCCCAAAGCCTTTGGCTTATTTCACGAAGGCCGCTTGATTGCCTACTACACCTGGAATACCAACATCTCCGACGGCTGGGCTGATCCCGAAGTGCACGGAGATCCGCCCGAGGTGCGTGAGCAGGCGCTGCGCATGGGCGCGAACATCGTGGTGTATGCGTTGCTGAATTGA
- a CDS encoding peptidylprolyl isomerase encodes MFRRVSTVVLLLLLLAIQHSPAQEVLDRIVAVVDDKIILQSELSQYAYQLAIQLGLDPRREPAKFAALQKNALASLVDQKVLLTKAQEDSVVVDERQVDQLLEDRIKNITQQLGSEEKVEEYFGQPMRKIRRTLRRDISEGLLVRNLQQQRYRDIKISRREVENFYQTMKDSLPGIKESVKLSHILMNIQAGDEAVAAAREKAEGLLKRIRAGENFAQLAGQYSEDPGSSKRGGELGFIQRGDFVREFEETAFALQPGEISGLVQSQFGFHIIQMIDRRGEKINVRHILIRVAMSTDDESRTRAKLQSLREELAAGKITFEEAARQYSNDLTTNEKDGDLGWFEIDQLQVPEFAQVSKSLKPGEISEPIKTQFGYHLVRLDARREPRQFNLKEDWEQIQDMALNYKAEHEFRKWVEEYKKELYIKITDES; translated from the coding sequence ATGTTTCGCCGTGTGTCAACGGTTGTTCTTTTGCTTTTGCTGCTCGCCATCCAACACAGCCCAGCGCAGGAAGTGCTGGATCGCATCGTGGCGGTGGTGGATGACAAGATCATTCTGCAATCAGAGCTGAGCCAGTATGCCTACCAGCTCGCCATTCAACTCGGCCTTGATCCGCGCCGGGAACCGGCCAAATTTGCCGCGCTGCAAAAGAACGCCCTGGCGAGCCTGGTCGATCAGAAGGTCCTGCTCACCAAAGCCCAGGAAGACAGCGTGGTGGTGGACGAGCGCCAGGTTGACCAGTTGCTGGAAGACCGCATCAAAAACATCACGCAACAACTGGGCTCGGAAGAGAAGGTGGAGGAATACTTCGGCCAGCCCATGCGCAAAATCCGGCGCACCCTGCGCCGCGACATTTCCGAAGGCCTGTTGGTGCGCAACCTGCAACAACAGCGGTATCGGGACATCAAGATTTCGCGCCGCGAGGTGGAAAATTTCTACCAAACCATGAAGGACAGCCTGCCCGGCATCAAAGAGTCGGTCAAGCTCAGCCACATCCTGATGAACATCCAGGCCGGTGACGAGGCCGTGGCCGCCGCTCGAGAAAAAGCGGAAGGCCTGCTCAAGCGCATTCGCGCCGGCGAAAACTTTGCGCAGCTTGCCGGCCAGTATTCCGAAGACCCCGGCTCCTCCAAGCGCGGCGGCGAACTCGGTTTCATTCAGCGCGGTGATTTCGTGCGCGAATTCGAAGAGACCGCCTTTGCCTTGCAGCCCGGCGAAATCTCCGGGTTGGTGCAATCGCAATTCGGCTTCCACATCATTCAAATGATCGATCGCCGCGGCGAGAAGATCAATGTGCGGCACATTCTCATCCGCGTTGCCATGAGCACGGACGATGAGAGCCGAACGCGCGCCAAGCTGCAGTCCCTGCGCGAGGAACTGGCCGCCGGCAAGATCACTTTCGAAGAGGCCGCCAGACAATATTCGAATGATCTCACCACCAACGAAAAAGACGGCGACCTGGGCTGGTTCGAGATCGACCAACTGCAGGTTCCGGAATTCGCGCAAGTGTCCAAATCCCTCAAGCCCGGAGAGATTTCGGAACCGATCAAGACGCAGTTCGGCTATCACCTCGTGCGCCTGGATGCGCGCCGCGAACCGCGCCAGTTCAATCTGAAAGAGGACTGGGAGCAAATCCAGGACATGGCGCTCAACTACAAAGCCGAGCACGAATTCCGCAAGTGGGTGGAGGAGTACAAGAAAGAGTTGTACATCAAAATCACCGATGAGAGCTGA
- the murQ gene encoding N-acetylmuramic acid 6-phosphate etherase, giving the protein MSRQIFDEIKDLVTETRNPRTMDIDAKDTAEILHLINQEDRLIPEIVAQEIPYLTQAVELVVAAFKNGGRLFYIGAGTSGRLGILDASECPPTYGTDPEMIQGIIAGGFKALVRSQEGAEDIRENGKADLREAGFNHKDVVFGIAASRRTPYVLGALEYARELGAKTIYLTCNPREEITIPVDVALCPVVGPEVIMGSTRMKAGTATKLVLNMVTTTAMIRLGKVYGNMMVDLRMTSKKLEERSKRVVMMVAGTTYEEAAAVLEQAGGHVKTALVMVLANVSVEEARVRLEKANGFIRGAIA; this is encoded by the coding sequence ATGAGCAGGCAGATTTTCGATGAGATCAAAGACCTGGTCACCGAGACACGCAACCCGCGCACGATGGACATTGATGCTAAAGATACGGCAGAGATTCTGCACCTTATCAATCAAGAAGACAGATTGATTCCGGAAATCGTGGCGCAGGAGATTCCCTATCTGACCCAGGCAGTCGAACTGGTCGTGGCGGCCTTCAAGAACGGTGGCCGGCTCTTCTACATTGGCGCCGGCACCAGCGGCCGGCTCGGCATTTTGGACGCTTCCGAATGCCCGCCGACCTACGGCACTGACCCGGAGATGATTCAGGGCATCATTGCCGGCGGATTCAAAGCGCTGGTGCGTTCGCAAGAAGGTGCTGAGGATATCCGCGAGAATGGCAAGGCGGACTTGCGCGAGGCGGGATTCAATCACAAAGACGTCGTGTTCGGCATTGCCGCCAGCCGCAGAACTCCTTATGTCCTCGGCGCGCTGGAGTATGCCCGGGAGCTCGGCGCCAAGACCATCTACCTGACCTGCAATCCGCGCGAAGAAATCACGATTCCGGTTGATGTCGCCCTCTGTCCCGTGGTCGGGCCGGAAGTGATCATGGGCTCGACGCGCATGAAGGCCGGCACTGCCACCAAGCTCGTGCTCAACATGGTGACCACCACCGCCATGATTCGCCTGGGAAAAGTCTACGGCAACATGATGGTCGACTTGCGCATGACTTCGAAGAAGCTGGAAGAGCGTTCCAAGCGCGTGGTGATGATGGTAGCCGGCACGACTTATGAAGAGGCCGCCGCGGTGCTCGAGCAGGCCGGCGGTCACGTGAAGACCGCCCTGGTGATGGTGCTGGCGAATGTCTCGGTCGAAGAAGCGCGCGTCCGGTTGGAAAAGGCCAACGGCTTCATTCGCGGCGCGATTGCATGA
- the mfd gene encoding transcription-repair coupling factor — protein MSSSALEQIKALISSSQPFEEMMTKLTAGNHLTLRNVVGSLPAVLVALLQRQSNSPFLCVLPHSDQAELLRDELAELLATGEAIYFPATKMLPWGHPDPQPLSQQIEAIEHLIEYNGRRELGKARPPVVLTSAAAVLETLLSPQTLHTKKIELRPGDELPFETLVSQLIDLGFQRQALVEQPGELAVRGGIIDLFPLSRTQPVRIEFWGDRIESLREFDPTTQRSENEIARTILLPQNIVALAGNGRDTEDSSTSRRTPPHTLLNYLPENSVVCFFQPARILAALSGNQAGPNSEEEEDEWLTSAAAEEGDEQSWSAFVAHFQRFRHLTFGQSHHGSEGEVIDWHATPQPALHGDLKALRRALAAFTERNGASPRPRIFFVCESPTQAERIAELLGESELADVAINVLTGPIHGGFSLPQLQLIVYTDHEFYGRVRRLRKRRKQRAGLTFRQLKALKRGDYVVHVDHGIGIYHCLEHIKIGVHEQECIVIHYLDRDKLYVPLDKMDRVQKYTAREAAAPKIHKLGSPDWERLKARTKKRIKDIARDLIELYAQRQAQEGHAFSTDTIWQRDLEASFEYEDTPDQATAVVQVKADMESERPMDRLVCGDVGYGKTEVAIRAAFKAVQDSKQVAVLVPTTLLAQQHYNTFRNRLQRYPVVVDVLSRFRSAAEQKKTVERLKQGEIDVIIGTHRLLSKDVAFKDLGLLVVDEEQRFGVRHKEMLKKLRVNVDVLTLSATPIPRTLHMALTGVRDMSNINTPPRDRLPIHTEVVQFNRDLVRQAIMREIHRGGQAFFVHNRVSSIHRFAGLLRALVPEVEIGIAHGQMREHELEEVMLNFIQRRYHVLVATMIIESGLDLPNVNTMIINRADRFGLAQLYQLRGRVGRSHHKAYCYLLVPPISSLSNEAIKRLETIEEFTDLGSGFQIAMRDLEIRGAGNLLGAEQSGMIDAIGFDLYTRILDEAVREARHEAQPGQVAPFVEREPCRVDLEADAYLPEDYVDLPEERVAIYRRLAEATAMEEIEAISDELADRFGKLPAAARNLLGLASLKILGTALGLKSLRVVAKESRAVFSNAAYPEPGKGFKEWIGTLLNRAPYPIEFFENGGIGFRMTVPQGQAAMPMTVKLLLGMHREWK, from the coding sequence ATGTCTTCCTCTGCACTCGAACAAATCAAAGCGCTCATCTCTTCATCCCAACCATTTGAAGAGATGATGACCAAGCTCACGGCCGGGAACCATCTCACCTTGCGCAACGTGGTGGGATCGCTGCCGGCGGTGTTGGTTGCGCTGCTGCAGAGGCAAAGTAACTCGCCGTTTCTCTGCGTGCTGCCGCATTCAGACCAGGCGGAATTGCTGCGGGACGAGCTGGCCGAGCTGTTGGCCACCGGCGAAGCGATCTACTTTCCTGCCACCAAAATGCTGCCGTGGGGCCATCCTGATCCGCAGCCGCTGTCACAGCAGATCGAAGCGATCGAACATCTCATTGAATACAACGGCAGGAGGGAGCTCGGCAAAGCGCGGCCGCCGGTGGTGCTCACTTCCGCCGCCGCCGTGCTGGAAACCCTGCTGTCCCCGCAGACCCTGCACACCAAGAAAATCGAATTGCGGCCGGGCGACGAGCTGCCCTTCGAGACACTGGTGTCGCAGTTGATCGATTTGGGTTTCCAACGCCAAGCCCTGGTCGAGCAACCCGGTGAGTTGGCGGTGCGCGGCGGCATCATTGATCTCTTTCCGTTGTCCCGTACACAGCCGGTGCGCATCGAGTTCTGGGGCGACCGCATCGAATCCCTGCGGGAATTCGATCCCACGACGCAGCGCTCGGAAAACGAAATTGCCAGAACGATTCTGCTGCCGCAGAATATCGTGGCGCTGGCCGGCAACGGCAGAGATACTGAGGATTCCTCAACATCTCGCCGCACCCCGCCGCACACGCTACTCAACTATCTGCCCGAAAACAGCGTGGTGTGTTTCTTCCAGCCGGCGCGGATTCTCGCGGCGCTCTCCGGCAATCAGGCCGGACCCAACAGCGAGGAGGAAGAGGATGAATGGCTCACCTCCGCAGCCGCCGAGGAAGGCGATGAACAGAGCTGGTCCGCGTTCGTGGCGCACTTTCAGCGCTTCCGCCACCTGACCTTCGGCCAGTCACATCACGGCAGCGAGGGCGAAGTCATTGATTGGCACGCCACGCCGCAGCCCGCGCTGCACGGCGATCTCAAAGCGCTGCGCCGCGCTCTCGCAGCGTTCACAGAAAGAAACGGTGCCAGCCCGCGGCCACGGATTTTCTTCGTTTGTGAATCGCCGACGCAGGCCGAGCGCATTGCCGAACTGCTGGGGGAAAGCGAGCTGGCGGACGTCGCGATCAATGTGCTCACCGGTCCGATCCACGGCGGCTTCAGCCTGCCGCAACTGCAGCTCATCGTCTACACCGATCACGAGTTCTACGGTCGCGTGCGCCGCCTGCGCAAACGCCGCAAGCAACGCGCGGGCCTCACCTTTCGCCAACTCAAGGCGCTCAAGCGCGGGGACTATGTGGTGCACGTCGATCACGGCATCGGCATCTATCACTGCCTCGAACACATCAAGATCGGCGTGCATGAGCAAGAATGCATCGTCATCCACTATCTGGACCGCGACAAGCTCTACGTGCCGCTGGACAAGATGGATCGCGTGCAGAAATACACCGCGCGGGAAGCTGCGGCGCCCAAGATTCACAAGCTCGGCTCGCCGGATTGGGAGAGGCTCAAGGCCCGCACCAAGAAACGCATCAAGGACATCGCCCGCGACCTCATCGAACTCTATGCGCAACGGCAGGCGCAAGAGGGCCACGCCTTCTCCACCGACACCATTTGGCAGCGCGATCTGGAGGCCTCCTTCGAATACGAAGACACTCCCGATCAAGCCACCGCAGTGGTGCAGGTGAAGGCCGACATGGAAAGCGAGCGGCCGATGGATCGTCTGGTCTGCGGCGACGTCGGCTACGGCAAAACCGAAGTCGCCATTCGCGCTGCTTTCAAGGCGGTGCAGGACAGTAAGCAGGTGGCGGTGCTGGTGCCGACCACCCTGCTCGCACAACAGCACTACAACACTTTTCGCAATCGCTTGCAGCGCTACCCGGTGGTCGTGGACGTTCTTTCCCGCTTCCGCTCCGCGGCAGAACAAAAGAAGACCGTCGAACGTCTTAAGCAGGGAGAAATCGACGTCATCATCGGCACGCATCGCCTGCTGTCCAAAGACGTCGCCTTCAAAGACCTGGGCCTGCTGGTCGTGGACGAGGAGCAGCGCTTCGGCGTGCGTCACAAGGAAATGCTCAAGAAGCTGCGCGTGAATGTCGACGTGCTCACCCTTTCCGCTACGCCCATACCGCGCACACTGCACATGGCGCTCACCGGCGTGCGCGACATGTCCAACATCAACACGCCGCCGCGCGACCGCCTGCCGATCCACACCGAAGTCGTGCAATTCAACCGCGACCTCGTGCGCCAGGCGATCATGCGCGAAATCCACCGCGGCGGCCAAGCGTTCTTCGTGCACAACCGGGTCAGCTCGATTCACCGCTTCGCCGGTTTGCTGCGCGCGTTGGTGCCGGAGGTGGAAATCGGCATCGCGCACGGCCAGATGCGCGAGCATGAGCTGGAAGAGGTGATGTTGAATTTCATTCAGCGGCGCTATCATGTGCTGGTGGCGACGATGATCATCGAATCCGGACTGGATTTGCCCAATGTCAACACCATGATCATCAACCGGGCGGACCGCTTCGGGCTGGCGCAGCTCTATCAACTGCGTGGCCGCGTCGGCCGCAGCCATCACAAGGCCTACTGCTATCTCTTGGTGCCGCCGATCAGCAGCCTGTCAAACGAGGCGATCAAACGTCTGGAGACAATCGAGGAGTTCACCGATCTCGGCAGCGGCTTTCAAATCGCGATGCGCGATCTGGAAATCCGCGGGGCCGGCAACCTGCTGGGCGCAGAGCAGAGCGGCATGATTGACGCCATCGGTTTCGACCTTTACACTCGCATTCTGGACGAGGCCGTGCGCGAGGCCCGCCACGAAGCCCAGCCCGGGCAAGTGGCTCCCTTTGTGGAAAGGGAACCGTGCCGCGTCGATCTGGAGGCCGACGCCTATCTGCCCGAGGACTATGTCGATCTGCCGGAGGAACGCGTCGCCATCTATCGCCGCCTGGCGGAAGCCACTGCCATGGAAGAAATCGAAGCGATTTCCGACGAGCTTGCCGACCGCTTTGGCAAGCTGCCCGCGGCTGCGCGCAATCTGCTCGGTCTGGCAAGTTTGAAAATCCTTGGAACAGCGTTGGGTTTGAAGAGTTTGCGAGTAGTGGCCAAAGAAAGCCGCGCCGTCTTTTCCAATGCCGCATACCCGGAGCCGGGCAAAGGTTTCAAGGAATGGATCGGCACGCTGCTCAACCGCGCGCCATACCCGATCGAATTCTTCGAGAACGGCGGCATCGGTTTTCGCATGACCGTGCCGCAGGGTCAGGCTGCCATGCCCATGACCGTCAAGTTGCTGCTCGGGATGCACCGTGAGTGGAAGTAA
- a CDS encoding DUF4175 domain-containing protein, which produces MSIHATYLELMRRLRELGRQESRQHWLGRLGLLITALAGVALLAPLLAHGVAASVSLRWLLALASLAVVGYAAWRLVLQPILAGLAQSANAQSHELALRVGKLQPEGQDRFANALQVYADAAPAETSAVRQALAAAALQQAAEQVNTLDFAKIIDRVTPRKRMRTGLGAFVLCMLTWGAAPQFMSTGATVVLNPHRQIIETATQFSVTPGDVDIVKGEDLIVTAHLNHLSAEALQLEWRFDGAEAAHQVAMKNTGNLAYMHRIERVRASLAYRVQLGGENSRWYNVTVIEPPLIRSMQVTVNPPDYTRRPPQVLAENLGDVVALPGARVSLQLKANKELRAAALQFSWNATFPLQHAGEVASGEFKIDRPGSYTIVLEDVKGLHNFDPIQYRIELETDQTPSVRIAFPGQDVDLDESMQLPLTVLAEDDYGFSSAEIVYEHVPSLGGESRSGSWPLPFNERHQPRLTLQAIWDFTTLNMQPDDIVRYFARVRDNDVVRGPKVAQSQTYQVRFPSLYEIYQEVAAAQSETAQDMQELYQQAQQAKEKLDELAQQLKKDPNLDWEQRQKLSETAGATEQMRENLRQMQERLDEMIDTMERNDLLSLETLNKYLELQKLLQEIDSPELQKALAELRKAMETLDPQKLEEAMKDFQFSQEEFLKGLERTVNLLKQLQAEQKLDEALKKTAELLERQQEVNEEAAKNPDTQTREQMAAQEKGLQQDSESLMQSLPELSSLLNELQQQSPAQKVESAAQMMQSENLSGEMQQMSESLQQGQMTQAQQQGRRAAQTLQRMRESLAGAQKEMRESQQRYAMQALQRSSLDLLALSKRQEQLGGESGNAQSDGMQFNHNADQQQELLSGLSRVAEQLYQTSQKSFAVTPEVARAVGQAMNNMQNALQQLEQRNGRQAANSQRQAMQGLDRAVAGLRAAMQQMSGQQGMGMGMEQFMQRLLGLSGQQQGINQQTEGLTEQGMSALQRQAAMARMAAEQAAVQKSLEQLMQEFGNRGEILGRLDQTASDMEEVVKDLQQQRVNRQTLERQQQILSRMLDAQRSMRERDHSKERQAERAKNYRSLDPGVLPGDLGERKTRMQEDLMNALREKYSRDYRELIQKYFEALTRQEEGEKK; this is translated from the coding sequence ATGTCCATCCACGCAACCTATCTCGAGCTCATGCGCCGCCTGCGCGAGCTGGGGCGGCAGGAAAGCCGTCAGCACTGGCTTGGCCGCCTCGGACTGTTGATCACAGCACTCGCGGGCGTTGCGCTGTTGGCACCGCTGCTGGCGCACGGCGTTGCCGCCAGCGTCTCACTTCGCTGGCTGCTGGCGCTCGCGAGTCTGGCTGTCGTGGGCTATGCCGCCTGGCGACTTGTGCTGCAGCCGATTTTGGCCGGCTTGGCGCAATCGGCGAACGCACAATCCCATGAGCTTGCCCTGCGTGTCGGCAAACTGCAACCGGAGGGCCAAGATCGCTTCGCCAATGCTTTGCAAGTCTATGCCGACGCCGCGCCGGCCGAAACCAGTGCCGTGCGCCAAGCGCTCGCCGCGGCGGCGCTGCAGCAGGCCGCCGAACAAGTCAACACGCTCGATTTCGCCAAGATCATCGATCGCGTCACACCGCGTAAAAGAATGCGGACTGGACTTGGCGCCTTTGTGCTCTGCATGCTCACCTGGGGCGCCGCGCCGCAATTCATGTCCACCGGCGCGACCGTCGTCCTCAATCCCCATCGCCAAATCATTGAAACCGCCACCCAATTCTCCGTCACGCCCGGCGACGTGGACATCGTGAAGGGCGAAGATTTGATTGTCACCGCCCATCTCAATCACCTGAGCGCGGAAGCGCTGCAACTGGAGTGGCGATTCGACGGCGCCGAGGCCGCCCATCAAGTCGCCATGAAAAACACCGGCAATCTGGCGTACATGCACCGAATCGAACGAGTACGTGCGAGCCTGGCTTACCGCGTGCAGCTCGGCGGCGAAAACAGCCGCTGGTACAACGTCACCGTGATCGAACCGCCGCTGATTCGCTCGATGCAAGTTACCGTCAACCCTCCTGACTACACCCGGCGGCCGCCGCAAGTGCTCGCGGAAAACCTCGGCGATGTCGTGGCACTGCCCGGCGCGCGCGTCTCGCTGCAGCTCAAAGCCAACAAAGAGCTGCGCGCTGCCGCACTACAATTCAGTTGGAATGCCACCTTCCCGCTGCAGCACGCCGGGGAAGTGGCGAGCGGCGAATTCAAGATCGATCGACCCGGCAGCTACACGATTGTGCTGGAAGATGTCAAGGGCTTGCACAATTTCGATCCCATTCAATATCGCATCGAACTGGAAACCGATCAAACGCCGAGCGTGCGTATCGCCTTCCCGGGCCAGGATGTCGATCTCGATGAAAGCATGCAACTGCCGCTCACCGTGCTTGCGGAAGATGACTATGGTTTTTCCTCCGCGGAAATCGTGTACGAACACGTGCCGAGTCTCGGCGGCGAAAGCAGAAGCGGGAGCTGGCCGCTGCCCTTCAACGAGCGGCATCAGCCGCGACTCACACTGCAGGCAATTTGGGATTTCACTACGCTCAATATGCAGCCGGATGATATCGTGCGTTATTTTGCGCGCGTGCGCGACAACGACGTGGTGCGCGGCCCGAAAGTCGCGCAAAGCCAAACCTACCAGGTCCGCTTTCCCTCCCTTTATGAAATCTATCAGGAAGTGGCGGCTGCACAGAGCGAAACCGCGCAGGACATGCAAGAGCTTTATCAGCAGGCCCAACAGGCCAAAGAGAAGCTCGACGAGCTGGCGCAGCAACTGAAGAAGGATCCGAATCTCGATTGGGAGCAACGGCAGAAGCTCAGCGAAACCGCGGGCGCGACCGAGCAGATGCGCGAAAACCTGCGGCAGATGCAGGAGCGCCTCGACGAGATGATCGACACCATGGAGCGCAACGATCTCTTGAGCCTGGAGACCCTCAACAAGTATCTCGAACTGCAAAAGCTGCTGCAGGAGATCGATTCCCCTGAGCTGCAAAAGGCCCTGGCTGAGCTGCGCAAGGCGATGGAAACGCTCGACCCGCAGAAGCTGGAAGAAGCGATGAAGGACTTCCAATTCTCGCAGGAGGAATTCTTGAAGGGCCTGGAGCGCACGGTCAACCTGCTCAAGCAACTGCAGGCGGAACAGAAGCTCGATGAAGCGCTCAAAAAGACGGCGGAGCTGCTGGAGCGGCAGCAGGAAGTCAACGAAGAGGCAGCAAAGAATCCTGACACGCAAACGCGCGAGCAAATGGCGGCGCAGGAAAAGGGCCTGCAGCAGGACAGCGAGTCGCTGATGCAATCGCTGCCGGAGCTCTCTTCACTGTTGAATGAACTGCAGCAGCAATCACCGGCGCAGAAGGTCGAGTCGGCGGCGCAGATGATGCAGTCGGAAAACCTCTCCGGCGAGATGCAGCAGATGTCGGAGAGCCTGCAACAAGGGCAGATGACGCAGGCGCAGCAGCAAGGCCGGCGCGCGGCGCAAACGCTGCAGCGCATGCGCGAGTCGCTGGCCGGCGCACAAAAAGAAATGCGCGAGAGTCAGCAGCGCTATGCCATGCAGGCCTTGCAGCGCAGTTCGCTGGACCTGCTGGCGCTCTCCAAGCGCCAGGAGCAGCTCGGCGGCGAATCCGGCAATGCACAAAGCGACGGCATGCAATTCAATCATAATGCCGATCAGCAGCAGGAATTGCTCTCCGGCCTCAGCCGCGTGGCGGAACAGCTTTATCAAACTTCGCAGAAAAGCTTCGCGGTCACGCCCGAGGTGGCGCGCGCCGTTGGCCAGGCCATGAACAATATGCAAAACGCCTTGCAGCAACTCGAACAACGCAACGGCCGGCAGGCGGCCAACTCCCAACGCCAGGCAATGCAGGGGCTGGATCGCGCGGTCGCCGGCTTGCGCGCAGCGATGCAACAGATGAGCGGGCAGCAGGGCATGGGGATGGGCATGGAGCAATTCATGCAACGCTTGCTCGGCCTTTCCGGTCAGCAGCAGGGCATCAATCAGCAGACCGAGGGACTCACCGAGCAGGGCATGAGCGCGTTGCAACGCCAGGCGGCGATGGCGCGCATGGCCGCGGAACAAGCCGCCGTGCAAAAAAGTCTCGAACAATTGATGCAGGAATTCGGCAATCGCGGCGAGATTTTGGGCCGCCTCGACCAGACCGCAAGCGACATGGAAGAAGTGGTGAAAGACCTGCAACAGCAACGCGTCAATCGCCAGACCTTGGAACGCCAGCAGCAAATCCTCTCGCGCATGCTGGATGCGCAACGTTCGATGCGCGAGCGCGATCACAGCAAGGAACGCCAGGCCGAACGCGCGAAAAACTACCGCAGCCTTGATCCCGGCGTCCTGCCCGGCGACCTCGGCGAACGCAAAACGCGAATGCAGGAGGATTTGATGAATGCCCTGCGCGAGAAATATTCCCGCGATTACCGTGAGCTGATTCAAAAGTACTTCGAAGCCCTGACCCGGCAGGAAGAGGGGGAGAAGAAGTGA
- a CDS encoding peptidyl-prolyl cis-trans isomerase yields the protein MKRRTSSRLGLVLLMAAASFQFACSGKENQAAPDSADVIVRVGDATLTLQQIVAEIPPAMRSSISKDQLHGYISNWITTQLLYQEAKRQGLDKKPEVQARLQHVERELLGEALIDQEIGNRDWTISDSEIQQFYRDNGESFKRSEAEIQLWHIAVPSQQTADSLRRVLTSGTLFSRVAQERAQAQGRPNSWEIHLPESEVPEAAKEILKLRPGALSAPVALDNAYHVFYVVDRFRPESLRPLAQVRDEIQALLKARKQEERHRALLAELTNSTTIEQNYQLLEGLAVDSLMSPTRNPRP from the coding sequence GTGAAGCGAAGAACCTCAAGCCGGCTGGGCCTGGTTCTGCTGATGGCGGCGGCTTCCTTTCAGTTCGCCTGCTCCGGCAAAGAAAACCAGGCCGCGCCCGATTCCGCTGACGTGATCGTGCGCGTCGGAGACGCCACGCTCACGCTGCAGCAAATCGTGGCGGAGATCCCGCCGGCCATGCGCAGCAGCATCAGCAAAGACCAATTACATGGTTACATTTCCAACTGGATCACCACCCAGCTTCTCTATCAAGAAGCGAAACGTCAGGGTCTGGACAAGAAACCGGAAGTGCAGGCGCGGCTGCAGCACGTCGAGCGTGAACTGCTGGGCGAAGCCCTGATCGATCAGGAAATCGGCAACCGCGACTGGACGATCAGTGACAGTGAGATTCAACAATTCTATCGCGACAACGGCGAGAGCTTCAAACGCAGTGAGGCGGAAATTCAGCTCTGGCACATTGCCGTGCCGAGCCAGCAAACGGCGGACTCGCTGCGGCGGGTGTTGACCAGCGGCACCTTGTTCAGCCGGGTGGCGCAGGAGCGTGCGCAAGCGCAGGGCCGTCCCAACTCCTGGGAGATTCACTTGCCGGAATCGGAAGTACCGGAGGCCGCAAAAGAAATTCTCAAACTGCGGCCCGGTGCCCTGAGTGCGCCGGTGGCGCTGGACAATGCCTATCACGTCTTCTATGTCGTCGACCGCTTCCGGCCGGAAAGCCTGCGCCCGCTGGCGCAGGTGCGCGATGAAATCCAGGCGCTGCTCAAAGCGCGCAAGCAGGAAGAGCGCCATCGCGCCCTGCTCGCCGAGTTGACCAACAGCACCACCATCGAACAGAACTATCAACTACTCGAGGGCCTGGCGGTTGACTCTCTGATGTCCCCAACCCGCAACCCCAGGCCATAA